One genomic region from Rosa rugosa chromosome 1, drRosRugo1.1, whole genome shotgun sequence encodes:
- the LOC133726624 gene encoding cyclase-associated protein 1-like codes for MAGEVVTEGRRSDFFNHLKSAADSLSALAWIAYTGKECGMSMPIAHVEESWQMAEFYNNKILVEYKTKDPNHVEWAKAMKELYMPGLREYVKSFYPLGPVWSPTGTAVTAAPSKPKAPAPGAPAPPPPPSASLFSSETSKASSSRPKEGMVAVFQEINSGKPVTSGLRKVTDDMKTKNRADRTGVVGTQEKESRTSAPAVSKVGPPKFELQMGRKWAVENQIGKKDLVISECDPKQSIYIRTIVSIAFEFSCLVPFSDLVFPLGMFLHNKWLNIAKLLKSLVRSLIKSLSG; via the exons ATGGCTGGTGAAGTAGTGACAGAAGGAAGGCGATCTGATTTTTTCAATCACTTGAAGAGTGCTGCTGACAGTCTCTCAGCTTTAGCATGGATTGCCTATACAGGGAAAGAATGTG GTATGAGCATGCCTATTGCACATGTCGAAGAAAGTTGGCAGATGGCTGAATTTTACAACAACAAG ATTCTTGTCGAGTATAAAACCAAAGACCCAAATCATGTAGAGTGGGCCAAAGCTATGAAGGAACTATATATGCCTGGTTTGAGAGAATATGTTAAGAGTTTCTATCCGTTGGGTCCAGTCTGGAGTCCAACCGGCACAGCTGTTACTGCTGCTCCATCAAAACCAAAAGCTCCGGCACCAGGTGCACCTGCtcctccacctccaccatctGCTTCACTCTTCAGTTCTGAAACTTCTAAGGCTTCGTCATCACGCCCGAAAGAAGGGATGGTAGCTGTTTTCCAAGAGATCAATTCTGGCAAGCCTGTGACTTCag GTCTGAGAAAGGTCACAGATGATATGAAGACAAAGAATCGTGCTGACAGAACTGGGGTTGTTGGTACCCAGGAGAAAGAAAGTCGTACTAGTGCACCTGCTGTTTCTAAAGTAGGACCTCCGAAGTTTGAGCTTCAAATGGGTCGGAA GTGGGCTGTTGAAAATCAGATTGGAAAGAAGGATTTGGTGATTAGTGAATGTGATCCAAAACAGTCAATATATATTAGAACTATAGTCAGTATAGCGTTTGAGTTCTCATGCCTTGTTCCTTTTTCTGATCTTGTATTCCCTCTTGGCATGTTCCTACACAACAAATGGTTGAATATAGCTAAACTCCTTAAGTCACTAGTCAGGTCATTAATCAAGTCACTGTCTGGGTAA